The proteins below come from a single Atribacterota bacterium genomic window:
- the rpsH gene encoding 30S ribosomal protein S8, which translates to MGVVSDPIADMITRIRNANRARGGSVEIPSSKIKLEIARILKEEGFISDYKYKEDTKQGTITILLKYYERQRIITNLKRISKPGLRVYVKKDDIPEVLGGLGISILSTSKGIMSGKEAKKKHYGGEVLCYIW; encoded by the coding sequence ATGGGTGTTGTTTCGGATCCAATTGCCGACATGATTACCAGAATTAGAAATGCAAATCGAGCTAGAGGCGGAAGTGTAGAAATACCTTCTTCTAAAATAAAACTGGAAATTGCCAGGATATTAAAAGAGGAAGGTTTTATTAGCGATTATAAATATAAAGAAGATACCAAGCAGGGAACAATTACAATTTTGTTAAAATATTATGAAAGACAGAGAATTATTACGAATTTAAAAAGGATTAGTAAACCCGGGTTAAGAGTTTATGTAAAGAAAGACGATATACCTGAAGTACTGGGTGGATTAGGTATCAGTATTCTATCCACATCTAAGGGAATAATGTCCGGAAAAGAAGCCAAGAAAAAGCATTATGGAGGAGAAGTATTGTGCTATATCTGGTAG
- the rplF gene encoding 50S ribosomal protein L6 translates to MSRIGKLPIDIPDGISVDIKNKTITAKKNNQELNYKINPDIEVKIKDNQIFVERPSDLTLHRSLHGLTRNLIFNMIKGLNEGFEKTLEIVGVGYRADVKGKDLELSLGYSHPIKVQAPEGIEFIVDKQKIIKVKGADKQLVGKIASEIRNYRKPEPYKGKGIKYIDEHVRRKVGKAGATAGS, encoded by the coding sequence ATGTCCAGAATAGGAAAATTACCCATTGATATTCCAGATGGGATTTCTGTTGATATAAAAAATAAAACAATAACTGCAAAGAAAAATAATCAGGAATTAAACTATAAAATAAACCCTGATATAGAAGTAAAAATTAAAGATAATCAAATATTTGTTGAAAGACCAAGTGATCTTACATTACATCGTTCTTTGCATGGCCTAACAAGAAATTTGATCTTTAATATGATTAAGGGACTTAATGAAGGTTTTGAAAAGACATTAGAAATAGTAGGGGTAGGATATCGGGCTGATGTAAAAGGTAAAGACCTTGAACTAAGTCTGGGTTATTCTCACCCAATTAAAGTTCAGGCACCTGAAGGAATTGAATTTATTGTTGATAAACAAAAAATAATTAAAGTAAAAGGTGCCGATAAGCAATTAGTTGGAAAAATTGCATCTGAGATAAGAAATTATCGTAAGCCAGAGCCGTACAAAGGAAAAGGAATTAAGTACATAGATGAACATGTAAGAAGGAAAGTCGGTAAGGCTGGAGCAACAGCCGGCAGTTAA
- the rpsE gene encoding 30S ribosomal protein S5, with protein sequence MQRVTNEEQEFKESVVFVNRVSKVVKGGRRFGFSAMVVVGNGNGSVGIGYGKAKDVSDAIKKGVTKAKKEMYKIKTRKNTIPHTVTGVHSGAKVFLRPASPGTGVIAGGAVRAIIEAAGIQDILTKSLGSDNNLNIVRATMKALLSLKNAREVAKLRGIPVEKIYS encoded by the coding sequence ATGCAGAGGGTTACAAATGAAGAACAGGAATTTAAAGAAAGCGTGGTTTTTGTAAATAGAGTAAGCAAAGTCGTTAAAGGTGGAAGAAGATTTGGCTTTAGTGCCATGGTCGTAGTGGGGAACGGTAATGGTTCTGTAGGGATTGGATATGGTAAGGCAAAAGATGTATCAGATGCAATTAAAAAAGGTGTTACAAAAGCAAAGAAGGAAATGTATAAAATCAAGACAAGGAAAAATACAATACCTCATACTGTTACAGGTGTACATAGTGGTGCTAAAGTATTTTTGCGGCCTGCTTCTCCAGGAACAGGAGTTATCGCTGGTGGTGCTGTTAGGGCAATTATTGAAGCAGCAGGAATACAAGATATTCTTACAAAATCATTAGGCAGTGATAATAACTTAAACATTGTAAGAGCTACAATGAAAGCCTTGCTAAGCCTAAAAAATGCCAGAGAAGTTGCTAAACTAAGAGGAATTCCTGTAGAGAAAATATATAGTTAA
- the rplR gene encoding 50S ribosomal protein L18, translated as MKDKKTMAWIRRKKGIRKKIYGTSEKPRVTVFRSSKNIYVQAIDDDEGKTLLSLSTLSPEVKKEISYGGNAKAAEVAGKILNKKLIDKGINQVVFDRNGYLFHGRIKSLADQIKLKEKK; from the coding sequence ATGAAAGATAAAAAGACAATGGCGTGGATTAGAAGAAAAAAAGGTATCAGAAAAAAAATATATGGTACCAGCGAAAAACCTAGAGTAACTGTTTTTCGTAGTTCAAAGAATATTTATGTACAAGCTATTGATGATGATGAAGGAAAGACACTATTATCCTTATCTACATTATCTCCTGAAGTAAAGAAAGAAATATCATATGGAGGAAATGCAAAAGCTGCTGAAGTAGCCGGGAAAATATTAAATAAAAAATTAATAGATAAGGGAATTAATCAAGTTGTGTTCGATAGAAATGGATATTTGTTTCACGGTAGAATCAAGTCCTTAGCAGATCAGATAAAATTAAAGGAAAAGAAATAA